In Clostridium thermosuccinogenes, the genomic stretch AAAATCTAGCCTAAAAAAGCCCGATAAATTCGGGCTTTTGTTATTTGATTAAAAAGTTATTTGCTTAAAAAAGGTGGCTTGCGAAAGCTACGTTTTTTCAATGAATTTAAGTTGAGAATTATCCCATACGAATGTTTTTTGTGAGTTTGTTTTATTGGTAGAAACCACTTTGTTTAAATCGCCGGAAGAGGTATGAATAACCTCTTTGGTTTCGTTTACTATGATTCTCATAATGTCCTTTTCATCATATCCAGGCTTGGTTTGATACCAAGGAGAATATCTAAACGAACTGGTTTCAATTACGAATTCAAAAAGTTTTTTTCCTTCAACAGGATGTGAATAGGCTTTCATAGTATCATAATCCCAGACGGATGTTACATTATCTCCGTTTATCGCAAAAACTTCTACGTTTTCTCTTTGGTAAGAGGCACTGGCACCATATGATGTTACTTCCACCAGACGTATTCCACCTTCCGGACATTCTCCCAGCAGCTTAACCGCCTTTATCGGGGCTACATTCATGTAAAGAGGTTTTATCTTTGAATTCTCTGTTTTGAAGAATATCAAAATCTTACCGCCATCAATCCAAGAAATAATATATTGGGCATCACCATCCATATAAAGTGATAGGATCGGACCGGTTTCAAAAAGCTCTTTTTGAACATTTAAGCTATTGATTTTTTGTTCTTCGGTTAGTTTATCATTGAGCAGTGTAAATGCATCGTAAAATTCTTTTTGAGTAATTGGTGGCTCTACTATTTTTGCTTCAATTGACTCATTGATATTGTTATTCATGCCAGAAGATGAACAACCTATAAACAGAAAGAATATCGATATAAAGTATAGAGAAATAAAAAACATATTCTTTTTAATCAATAGAGATATCTCCTTTCGAATAAACTTATGAATAATTTCTGATGAGTATAATTCCTATGAGAAGTAAGAATTTGCGTACATCTTCATATAATAATGACATTAAAATAGGTAAAATGCAACATAAAGTCAAAAAATTGTTAATTTATTGAAAAGAAATATGCAAAGATGATGAATGTAGCAATAAAGTATAAATAGCAAGCTGCATAATCAAAGAAAGTCAGAAGCTCAGCAGTGAGCATCTGTATAGTACTATGCCGATAACGATCACCTGATAGGCTTCTATGACCAACTCACACATCATAGGCTTGAATGCTTGGTGGGCAAACTAAAGAAGCAAATCAGGTGATATTCCCAGATGGTCCGTAAGTAAGTCAAGCCACCAGTGCGTAAGTACCTGGTTTTAAAACAACAGATACTTACCTCGACTCCGGCTATCAAACATTTGAAATCAATTTTATATTTTTAGACAAAAATGAGCTGTATCTTGCTTTTTATTATATTATTATAATCTCACTTAATATTAGGGAAAAGCTCGATTGACGTATGGCTGTATTACAAAACCTAATTTCTGTAAATCAACTTCCTGTAAATTACAAAGTTCCATAAAACTATGGCGCACATTATAATCAGCTTGGAAAACAGGGGAGATATCCTGAAAGTGCCCGACAGAATTTTTATTGCGTTATTGGATATGAACAGATTGATTCCAAACAGGGCTCCGAACATCAACAGCTGCTTTATTAAATTCTCCTTTGATTTGAAAGACCATTTCCTGTTTAAAGTAAAGCTTATGATAAACCCTGCAGCCATGGCTATGGAGTTGGAAATGCCGGAAGATATGCCGGCATAGGAGTACAGTGTGGCAAACAATAAGTATTCGGTTCCAAAGGCGGTAAATCCGCTTATCAGATAGCGAAGGAGCTGGGTTTGTGTTTCCTTGTCCAGTATCAGCTTTATTATCTTATGATCTTTAAATTTTAATGAAAAAGACTGTATTGACATATTTCCTTTCTTACCGGTGGTCATTTTATAGTACACTCCTATCCTTTGCTATCAATTATTATACAACCTATTCGTAAATTAAACAAAGTGCTTAATTACTGCAAAATTTCATTGCCATATCCATATAATATGTTATAATAATTCATGAGAAATGCAAGAATGAAAATCAAATCCTTCAATTAAGCTTAAGTTTGATTGAGTGCAGTATCATGTAGTAAACCGTATAAATATTGAAATATCAATAACTGTACAGTTAATGTCAAAAAGTTATAAATTGCTATTTGCATTAGGAGGTGCATGATGAGGTTTACAAAAATGCAAGGGTTGGGCAATGACTATATTTACATAAATTGCCTCAACTATGAAATAAATGATATCCCGAAAGCAGCAAGATTTTTAAGCGACAGACATTTCGGCATAGGCTCGGACGGTATTGTGCTTATTCTCCCCAGTGACAAGGCGGATTTCAGAATGAGGATGTTCAATTCCGACGGTTCAGAAGCTGAAATGTGTGGAAATGCTATACGATGTGTGGGCAAGTATGTTTACGATAACGGACTTACTGATAAGAGCAGAATAAATATTGAAACCCTGGCCGGAATTAAAGAACTCGACATGGTGGTTTCCGGCAGCAAGGTCGAAATGGTACGGGTTGACATGGGTGAACCGGTGCTGGAACCTGCAAAGATACCTGTAAACAGCGCTAAGGACAGGTTCATATCTGAACCGGTTACAGTTGGAGACAGGGTTTTTGATGTAACAAGCGTATCCATGGGGAATCCCCATGCTGTAAGCTATGTTTCCGATGTTGACGAATTTGACCTGCATTTTTATGGTCCAAAGATGGAAACCCACAGCCTTTTCCCCAGAAAAGTGAATGCTGAGTTTGTTCAGGTGATAGATAGAAATACTCTTAAAATGAGGGTTTGGGAAAGAGGAGCCGGAGAAACTCTGGCCTGCGGCACAGGAGCGTGTGCGGTACTGGTTGCTTCAGTATTAAAT encodes the following:
- the dapF gene encoding diaminopimelate epimerase, giving the protein MRFTKMQGLGNDYIYINCLNYEINDIPKAARFLSDRHFGIGSDGIVLILPSDKADFRMRMFNSDGSEAEMCGNAIRCVGKYVYDNGLTDKSRINIETLAGIKELDMVVSGSKVEMVRVDMGEPVLEPAKIPVNSAKDRFISEPVTVGDRVFDVTSVSMGNPHAVSYVSDVDEFDLHFYGPKMETHSLFPRKVNAEFVQVIDRNTLKMRVWERGAGETLACGTGACAVLVASVLNGISERKATIKLLGGDLLIEWKQEDNHVYMTGPAVKVFDGEIDL
- a CDS encoding GtrA family protein, translating into MTTGKKGNMSIQSFSLKFKDHKIIKLILDKETQTQLLRYLISGFTAFGTEYLLFATLYSYAGISSGISNSIAMAAGFIISFTLNRKWSFKSKENLIKQLLMFGALFGINLFISNNAIKILSGTFRISPLFSKLIIMCAIVLWNFVIYRKLIYRN